Proteins from one Dama dama isolate Ldn47 chromosome 12, ASM3311817v1, whole genome shotgun sequence genomic window:
- the DUOXA1 gene encoding dual oxidase maturation factor 1 — translation MAAFGYTFPFYAGPKPTFPTDTTLAVIVAIFLTSLATFIIILPGIRGKMRLFWMLRVVTSLFIGAVILAVNFSSEWSVGQVSTNTSYKAFSSRWISANVGLQIGLGGVNITLTGTPVQQLNETIDYNEEFTWSLGENYAEEYASALEKGLPDPLLYLAEKFTPHSPCGLHGQYRLAGHYTSAMLWVAFLCWLLANVMLSMPVLVYGGHMLLATGLFQLLGLLFFSTATSLTPPCPLRLGAATLHTHRGPAYWITLTTGLLCVLLGLAMVVAHRMQPHRLKAFFSQSVGEDPVLELDPEEGGLLSPRYRSITESPEPQDIPLSEASSEAPCEEPECAL, via the exons ATGGCTGCTTTTGGATACACATTCCCCTTCTACGCTGGGCCCAAGCCGACCTTCCCAACGGACACCACATTGGCCGTCATCGTCGccatctttctgacttcactggcCACCTTCATCATCATCCTGCCAGGCATTCGGGGCAAGATg AGGCTGTTCTGGATGCTGCGGGTAGTGACCAGCTTATTCATTGGAGCTGTGATCCTCG CCGTGAATTTCAGTTCTGAGTGGTCTGTGGGCCAGGTGAGCACCAACACGTCCTACAAGGCCTTCAGTTCCCGGTGGATCAGCGCCAACGTTGGGCTGCAGATTGGGCTGGGAGGCGTCAACATCACACTCACAG GGACCCCAGTGCAGCAGCTGAACGAGACCATTGATTACAACGAGGAGTTCACCTGGAGCCTGGGGGAGAACTACGCTGAGGAGTATGCCAGTGCACTGGAGAAGGGGCTGCCAGACCCCCTGCTCTACCTGGCCGAGAAGTTCACCCCACACAGCCCCTGTGGCCTGCATGGCCAGTACCGCCTGGCGGGACACTACACCTCGGCTATGCTGTG GGTGGCATTCCTCTGCTGGCTGCTGGCCAATGTGATGCTGTCCATGCCTGTGCTGGTCTACGGTGGCCACATGCTGCTGGCCACGGGCCTTTTCCAGCTGTTGGGACTGCTCTTCTTCTCCACGGCCACATCCCTCACCCCGCCCTGTCCCCTGCGCCTGGGTGCCGCCACGCTGCATACTCACCGTGGGCCTGCCTACTGGATCACGTTGACCACAG GACTGCTGTGTGTGCTGCTGGGTCTGGCCATGGTGGTGGCTCACAGGATGCAGCCCCACAGGCTGAAGGCTTTCTTCAGCCAGAGTGTGGGGGAGGACCCTGTGCTGGAGTTGGATCCCGAGGAAGGGGGACTCCTGAGCCCTCGCTACCGGTCCATCACTGAGAGTCCCGAGCCCCAGGACATCCCTCTGTCAGAGGCTTCCTCCGAGGCCCCCTGCGAGGAGCCCGAGTGTGCACTGTAA